Sequence from the Candidatus Zixiibacteriota bacterium genome:
CATTGTGGATAGAAACCCCTGAACACGGAACCAGAGGTCACTCTCACCCAACCAGGCCAGGAACTCTCGATTTGGGATCGATAGGCGCATCCCCAGAGTCAGCCCCAGAGACGCAGCCGGTCGACTCCACACCCCCAAGTCGTCGGTTACCTCCCACTCAAGCTCGCTTGGAAAATCCGCCTCACGCACATAGTGCCATCCAACACCGGCCTTCGGCGTTATGCGGATTCGCGAATGAGCCGCAATGGCATACCCGACCTCAAGACCCCAGTAGCCTACCTGAAGGTTGACCTTTCCAGCCGGCATGCCGAAACGATCGGCGTAGCTTTGGTTCACTTTCGGTGTTCCACCGACAAACCTGGCGCCCATAGTCAGTTCGCTCCTGCGAACTCCCAATAGGACGGCAATCACATTCGACCGCTCCAACACATCCCCCGGGTCGCCGTCAAACCACTGTTCTCCAAATGATAAACCGATACAGATTCGTGGTGTTACGCGTGAGTCGCCAGAATCCCCGACGATAGGTATCTCATCGCCGTAGGCTCTGAGAGCCATTAACGTCATACCGATCACCAACAGTTTTAGCTTGATCGTTTTCCTCCCGGGTCAACGACAACTGGGTTGTCTCACGTGGTGCTTCCCTATACTAACGCAGGAACCGATTGGATTGTCAAACGGATTCTCACTCAGCAAATCACAAAAAAAAGGGCGGGGTGAACCGCCCTATCAAAAACACGATGCCTTATCGGTGGTGAACTAAAGCATCGAGAGATACTTGCCTGTTTCAAACTGACCCACATGCATGCGATAGGCATCCCACTCGATCCGCTTGTTCAGAATCAACGCATCGAAAATATGATCACCCAGCGTTTCGCGCATCAGTGTGGACTCTTCGAATTTGCGCACAGCGTTTTCAAGTGAATTGGGCAGGATTTCAATGTCCAACTCCGCCTTCTTGTCATCGGACATGTGGAAGATGTTCTCTTCTATCGGTTCGGCCAGTTCGTATTCATTCTCGATCCCTTTCATACCGGCCGCCAGCATGCAGGCAAAAGCGAGATACGGATTGGCCGCCGGGTCGGGCGAGCGCAACTCTATCCGGGTAGCGGCCTCTTTGCCGACCCGATACATCGGTACCCGCACCATCGAGGAACGATTGCGCCGTCCCCAACTGACATAGACCGGCGCTTCATAGCCCGGCACCAGCCGCTTGTACGAGTTCACCCACTGGTTGGTGATCAGCGTGAACTCTTTGACATGTTTCAAAATCCCGGCCGTATAATGCCGAGCCATTTTCGACAGATTATACTGAGCGCCGGAGTCGAAAAACAGATTCTTTCCACCTGAGAATATCGATTGATGGCAGTGCATGCCGCTTCCGTTCACACCGAAGACCGGCTTGGGCATGAAGGTTGCGTAGATCTCGTTGTGCATGGCTATTTCTTTGACGATAAACCGATAGACCTGAGAAAAGTCGGCCATGACCAGCGCTTCCTGGTATTTCAAGTCGATCTCGTGCTGGCTGGCCGCGACTTCGTGGTGCGAACACTCCACCGGAATATCCATCGCCTGCAAGGCCGCCACAGTGGCTTTGCGCACCTGAGTGCCGAAGTCGATAGCGTCAAAATCGAAATACCCGGACTTGTCCAGCGGTTTGGTGGTCTCGTCGTTCTCAAAATAGAAGTATTCGATTTCAGGGCCGACATAGACGGTCCAGTCTTTGTCCTGCAGCTTGGCCAGGTTGCGTTTGAGCACCCAGCGCGGGCAACCTTCGTAGGGCGTGCCGTCGGTGTTTTGAATGTCGCAAAACATCATGGCCACCCGTTCGCCGGAAATCTCCCACGGAATTATGCGAAAAGTGAGCGGGTCCGGCACGGCCATCAGGTCGGACTCTTCGATTCGCGCAAAACCTTCCACCGAGGAACCATCGAAACCCTGACCTTCTTCGAGCACTTGCTCGATCTCTGACCGAGTGATTGACATACCTTTGATCTTGCCGAGAATGTCGGTGAAGCAGAGCCGGATATAGCGCACCCCGGCTTCGTCAATTTGTCTGAGAACATCTTCTTTGGTTCTGGTCACGGCGGGCTCCTTGCGGAAAGTGGTCTAAACACCTCGACGAAAGGCACAATAAACAGGCCGCTTTTTCAGAAGCAACTATAAAGTTACCCAGCCGTGTTTTTTCGTGTTTTTGGGGTGGTTGTTCCGCAGGGTCTTGCACGCCGGAGGCGGGTGTGAGAGTGGGGGGCCAACCCTGCGCGAAGCGCAAAAAACCCATTTATGGGTCACCCCGAGCGGAGTCGAGGGGCGACAACCTCATGCTGAGCGGAGTCGAAGCATGAGCGAATTCACGTAGGTCAGGAGCCCTGCGCACCTGACACCCCGCCTACTCCAGCACCAGGTTGAAGCAGTTGGTGATGTGGATATTCCTGGAAACTGCTATCCAGTCCAGGTCCAGCTGGAGCAATAGACGTCCAAACCTATGCAACTCTCGAATACTTAGATCGTCAAACGGTTTTTGATTTAGAGTACCTCTTTCGGCGGTCTTGGAAGGTTTCTTCTTCACCTGATAACAGAATTCTCCCTTGTCATCGAACACCAGATTCGGATCAATCCCAGTTGTGGCGAATGGAGATTCCCAGCCTCTGCCGGATAGCCATCGAACCAAGGCGGCAGACTCGAACGGATGCAGCACGGAGATAGCCAACCACTTTGCGAACGACGAAGGTGGCACATACCCGGTTCCTGTGCCTACTTGTCCGGCCCGCTCCATTATCAGAATATGGCGAGCCATCATGTAGATATTAATGAATCTTTTCATAAGACGGGGCGAGATGTTGAACCCATCGGTGTCCATGATGTTATTAATCACACTGTACTCGGTCGGTGTGATCTTCATTCTAACTGCCTCGATCGGTCCCGGTTGATCGATTTCATCGGATAACTCAGCTTCAGGTGAAGGCGCTGCTTTCCGGGCCGGAGCAGGTCTTTCGGCTGACGGAGGAGCGGCGGTTTCAGCTATTGGTTCGGCTGTCGGCTCGGCAACATAGGGTGCTGGTTTGGCGGGGAGATCAATAGTCTCGGAAACAGGCACCGGCTCAGGCTCCGACATTTCTTCAACCACGTATTTACTGATTACGCTGTCAATCAGTTGCCTTCGCTTGACCGCAGTTAGCGCCGGTAAGTGGAATGGCACCTGGATCATCTTTTCGAGGTAGAACCGGCCCATTTCCTCGCGGTCCTTGACTGTCTTGCACATAAACTTGTAGTGTTCACCGATGGCGAACCGTACTACTCGCGTATCCATGGCCAGAATGAATACGAATCGTTCCGTGTCCATAAACAGTTTGATTGCTTCCATCAGTAATAGCACCTTGCCCGGTTGCACCCGGTCTATGTCGTCTATGAACACAACAAAGCGGTCGGTCGACAGGCTGGATGTGGGTGGTTGGTCTTCAGACTCCTCGGTCGGTTTGGTCTGGAGAGCAAGCCACTGAGAAACTATGGACAGGTATTGAATGACATCCTCCTGCGCCTGTGGAAGAATGTCACGGCCACCCTTCTTGACTTTACCCAGCACACCCCGAGATAATGGCCAGAACCAACCCCAGATGGTACTGATGACGGTGATCAAGCCCGTGACAACGGTCATTGCATTTTTGACACCTATCGACTCAAAATCAATCAGGGAGTCGTTCTCTGTCTTGGGTTCTTTGACATATAGAGTCGCTGTAGTGTCGTTAGGTGGATTGTCCTCAACTACCGTGATGATCTGTCTCAGCTGATCCCCTTGAACGGTTTGGTCGGATGTAAAGTGGTCGATGATTGTGGGTACTTTACCGTAGAGGATAAAACCAAAGACTATCACACCAGCAATCCAACCGACCAGCCGTAAGGGGTGTGCTTTACGTGTAACGAATAGACGGAAACTGATCTTTTTCCAGAAGCCGAGCGAATCTTCGATACCTTTGACAATCACGCCGAGGAAGGCGGCCCAGACGGCATTGGATTTGGAATACCTCCAGGCGTTGAAGTCAATAACTTCTGCACGTTGCTGGTCCTGCTCCGAACGGTTCTTGACCCCTTTCAGTTTGGCGTTTATGACGTTGATTTCGTCCTTAATAAACTTCATCAACGCGGTCTTGCCCCGACCCCAGGGCGCACAAATGCCGATAGTGAATGGCATGCCTGTGGCGCTGTCGCAAATAGTGGTGGCTAAGGCCTTGGCATAACCGCCGTAGTCTAGGGCATCATTGGGTGCTTCGCTGTCGGAATCGAATCCGAAGAACCCGGTGCTGGCGGTTTCCCGGGGAGTGGGTGAGTCAGGAGTGGGAGTTTCCTCAGTCGGAGGCGGCAATGAACGTCCCACCTTGCTCTCAATGGCCTCGATCATCCGGTCGAATTCCTCGTTGGGAACGCCCGGCTCCCAGTCCACCAGATCCGTTGTCTGGATCATCCGAAATTCCAGCGGCGGGGTCACATCGTCTATCAGCACGGGGAGAAGTTTGTCACGCTGTTTCGCTTCGCCTGCTTCCGTTTTTACCCAGTGCGATTTTATCGAATTTGCAGACCAAACCGCGATTACACACTGCGATGCAGTCAGTGCAGATTCGATAACATCGTCGAAGCTCATCCCGGGAGGTATGTTCAGTTCCCACTCCACTGACAAACCTCGTTTTCTGAGGGCAACTATCAGTGGTATTACGCGCTCACGGTCTTCATGGGAGTAGCTCACAAATACATTGCCGGTCGAGGGAGAGTCGTCTGTTACTGGGGTCCCTTTTTTGGATGCGCCGCCGGAGCTTGCCGTCTCATCGGGGGCCTGTTGGCGTGGGTCGGGTCTGGCTGTAGACTTGGCGTGGATGTTGGGATACTTGTCTGCAATCACCGCCAACACACGCTCAATAGCGCTGATATGATTGTCAACGCTTGGAGTCGATTCGCGGGTTGCCTGTAGGGAATCAGGAAGCGGCCACAGCAACACGCCCTCATTCATCCTGCTTGCCCAGGAGTTAGGCAATTGATTCAGCATCTCATGAATTACCTGGTTCGGGATATTCGGTGCGTGCTCATAAAGACCGATGGCCGCAAGAACAAGGTAGGCGAAGATCGGGACGTCCGGCCCATCGACCAGTCCCATCTTGTAACCACGTCGGCTCACCACGGCCATGTAATCTCTAAGTTGGATTGGGTCTCGTGTGAGTATCTTATCTTCCAGTATGATCTTGAGATCCGCTGTAATCACCGGATCGGCGGGCGCGCTTAGCTCTATATCATCGATTTCATACGGTGGATTTCCTTGCCAGATAACTGATATTTCCCCCGCAAATTCAACTTGAATCACCCCACCCGATTGGGCTGTGATAAACTCCGCGACTTCGGGGCCGCATGTGACGCGCGGTGTGGTAAAAAGCCGGTACCGATATTCCCGTTCTTCTGCCTTCATGTATCGCTCCTGATTGTTGACGGACGAAAGAACACACCGGCGGCTGTGTGGGTCAACAAGTTTTGTGGTTAGGGCATGCCTCAACTGGGCTAGTGCCTGACTGCGCTCGGCATAACGTTTTGTGGCCGAGTCTGAAGACTCGACCGCCACAACGCAGGAGGTGTCGGGCGGGGTCGCCACGACACCACAAGAAATGGCGGGTTCACGCCGCGGCGCGCAGGCAAAGACGGACCCGCCCTACATAAGGAGGTCATTCCAGCTTGCACACTCGTACCAATCCCATATATTCCCAAACATGTTTGCACATAGTAACAAGGTGTTGCAGTCGTGCCGTTAGTGTCCATCGGTGAGCACAAGCTGTTCTATCGGGAAGAGATGCCACCGCCGAGTTTGGGTGGTACGCAGGAGAGTCTGATCCCCATCATATTCCTGCACGGGTTTACGCTCGACCATCGGCAGTGGAACAAGCAAGCCGAATACTTCGGCCAAACTCGGCGTGTGTTGTGCATCGATGCGATGGGGCACGGCAAATCCGATGCGCCCGAAAGTGGCTACAGCCGCGCCGACCGCGTGGAGCACTTGCGCGCCTTTGTCGAAGCGTTGGGAATCAATCGGTTTCATCTGGTCGGGCTGTCGATGGGAGGAACAACGGCAATCGGCTACGCGCTCAGGTACAGCAAGCAGCTTGAGTCGATGACACTGGTCAGTACCGCCGCCGCCGGCTGGTCCGGGAGCAACAAAGTGTCGCTGGTCGACCGGCTGGCCCGTGAAAAAGGGCTGGAAGCGGCTCGTCGTAAATGGAAACAAATCACACTATTGTACTACAAAGAGAAGCATCTGGAAATCAAGCAACTTATGGAAGAGATGGTCGACGGCCATTCCGGCGCCGTCTGGCTGGACCCGATGCGAGGCAAGTACCCGCGCGAATACGATCTTGAAAAAGTCCATGAGATAACTGTCCCGACCCAGATTATTGTCGGTGAGCTGGATCGCATTTTTGTTCCGCTGGCCCACACACTGAATCGGCAGATCGCTGAAAGTCGGCTCCTCGTCTACGAAAACACGGGACACATGGTCAACATGGAACAGCCCGACCGCTTCAACGCCGATTTGAGTGAGTTTCTGAAAGAAGTAGACAAGTAGTCGACTGGGTGGCCGTCTCAAACCTTGTTTGGGACGGGAATGAGCGCAACAGATTGACCCTTCGACTCCGCTCAGGGTGACACGGTCAAGCCGTGAGTGACACGCTCAAGCAGTGGGTGACACGGTCAAGCCGTGTTTTTCGCGCTTCGCGCCGAAGCGTTCATTTGCTTGTCTAAACCCGCCTGCGGCGACCCTTCGGGTCGGGGGTCTCGACCTACCAACCGGCAATGTTCCTTTGCAAGATTGAGACGCCTGCCCAATACACCACCAAGTTTTCTCCAAATCAATTGACACGGCCCGTGCGCAATTTATATTGCCAGACCATTGGATTTCTCCGGCGGGTTCACGCCGTGGCGCGCAGGCGAAGACGGACCCGCCATACAAGACCGTGTCGGGCGGGGTCGCCGCGACACCACAAGAAACGGCGGGTTCACGCCGCGGCGCGCAGGCGAGGACGGACCCGCCCTACAAGACCGTGTCGGGCGGGGTTGCCGCGACACCACAAGAAACGGCGGGTTCACGCCGTGGCGCGCAGGCGAGGACAGACCCGCCATACCGGCGGTGGAGATGGAAATGGAAGCGAACAAGACCACACCGAGACTCGCCGTGTTTATTTCCGGCAGCGGTAGCAACCTTCAAGCCCTGATCGATGCTACCAAGTCGGGCATTCTGTCGGCCGAGGTGGTTTACGTGGTCAGCAGCCTGCGGAAAGCATACGGGCTGTTGCGCGCGGCCAACGAAGGAATCGAGTCGTTCGTGTTCAAATCGAAGAAGTACCCCTCGCCTGAGGCCGCCGGTGAGGATATTGTGCAGAGACTTCGCGAACGAGATATCGACTACATCGCGTTGGCCGGCTATCTTAGTTTGATCCCACCGGAAATGGTCAAGGCTTACCGCAACCGGATCGTCAATATCCACAATGCACTCTTGCCCAAGTATGGCGGAAAAGGAATGTACGGCCACCATACTCACCAAGCGGTGTTGGCGGCCAACGAAAAAGAGTCCGGACCAACGGTCCACCTTGTTGATGAAATCTACGACAACGGACGTATATTGGGACAAAAACAGGTACCTGTTCATCCCGACGACACCCCCGACAGTCTGTCGGAGCGAGTGCTGGAACAGGAACACAAGCTATATGCACGCGTCCTACAGAAACTGATCAAAGGAGAGTATGATCTTGATTGATGAAAAGGTTGTTCTGACCTCGAATATCGCCGAGTATCCGCTGATGGTTCAGGGGAAGGTGCGTGATGTGTACGATCTGGGTGACCAATTGTTGTTCGTCACCAGCGACCGTATTTCCGCTTTTGATGTCGTCCTGCCGAACGGTATTCCCGGCAAAGGCAAGGTGCTGACGGCGATGTCGCTGTTTTGGTTCGAACTGTTGGCCGACACAGTCGAGAACCATCTTATCACGGCCGATGTCGACCAGTATCCCGAGCCGCTGCAAAAGTATCGCGACATCCTCGAAGGGCGCTCGATGATTGTCACCAAAGC
This genomic interval carries:
- a CDS encoding alpha/beta fold hydrolase, with the protein product MPLVSIGEHKLFYREEMPPPSLGGTQESLIPIIFLHGFTLDHRQWNKQAEYFGQTRRVLCIDAMGHGKSDAPESGYSRADRVEHLRAFVEALGINRFHLVGLSMGGTTAIGYALRYSKQLESMTLVSTAAAGWSGSNKVSLVDRLAREKGLEAARRKWKQITLLYYKEKHLEIKQLMEEMVDGHSGAVWLDPMRGKYPREYDLEKVHEITVPTQIIVGELDRIFVPLAHTLNRQIAESRLLVYENTGHMVNMEQPDRFNADLSEFLKEVDK
- the purN gene encoding phosphoribosylglycinamide formyltransferase; this translates as MEANKTTPRLAVFISGSGSNLQALIDATKSGILSAEVVYVVSSLRKAYGLLRAANEGIESFVFKSKKYPSPEAAGEDIVQRLRERDIDYIALAGYLSLIPPEMVKAYRNRIVNIHNALLPKYGGKGMYGHHTHQAVLAANEKESGPTVHLVDEIYDNGRILGQKQVPVHPDDTPDSLSERVLEQEHKLYARVLQKLIKGEYDLD
- a CDS encoding glutamine synthetase family protein — protein: MTRTKEDVLRQIDEAGVRYIRLCFTDILGKIKGMSITRSEIEQVLEEGQGFDGSSVEGFARIEESDLMAVPDPLTFRIIPWEISGERVAMMFCDIQNTDGTPYEGCPRWVLKRNLAKLQDKDWTVYVGPEIEYFYFENDETTKPLDKSGYFDFDAIDFGTQVRKATVAALQAMDIPVECSHHEVAASQHEIDLKYQEALVMADFSQVYRFIVKEIAMHNEIYATFMPKPVFGVNGSGMHCHQSIFSGGKNLFFDSGAQYNLSKMARHYTAGILKHVKEFTLITNQWVNSYKRLVPGYEAPVYVSWGRRNRSSMVRVPMYRVGKEAATRIELRSPDPAANPYLAFACMLAAGMKGIENEYELAEPIEENIFHMSDDKKAELDIEILPNSLENAVRKFEESTLMRETLGDHIFDALILNKRIEWDAYRMHVGQFETGKYLSML
- a CDS encoding P-loop NTPase fold protein, with protein sequence MKAEEREYRYRLFTTPRVTCGPEVAEFITAQSGGVIQVEFAGEISVIWQGNPPYEIDDIELSAPADPVITADLKIILEDKILTRDPIQLRDYMAVVSRRGYKMGLVDGPDVPIFAYLVLAAIGLYEHAPNIPNQVIHEMLNQLPNSWASRMNEGVLLWPLPDSLQATRESTPSVDNHISAIERVLAVIADKYPNIHAKSTARPDPRQQAPDETASSGGASKKGTPVTDDSPSTGNVFVSYSHEDRERVIPLIVALRKRGLSVEWELNIPPGMSFDDVIESALTASQCVIAVWSANSIKSHWVKTEAGEAKQRDKLLPVLIDDVTPPLEFRMIQTTDLVDWEPGVPNEEFDRMIEAIESKVGRSLPPPTEETPTPDSPTPRETASTGFFGFDSDSEAPNDALDYGGYAKALATTICDSATGMPFTIGICAPWGRGKTALMKFIKDEINVINAKLKGVKNRSEQDQQRAEVIDFNAWRYSKSNAVWAAFLGVIVKGIEDSLGFWKKISFRLFVTRKAHPLRLVGWIAGVIVFGFILYGKVPTIIDHFTSDQTVQGDQLRQIITVVEDNPPNDTTATLYVKEPKTENDSLIDFESIGVKNAMTVVTGLITVISTIWGWFWPLSRGVLGKVKKGGRDILPQAQEDVIQYLSIVSQWLALQTKPTEESEDQPPTSSLSTDRFVVFIDDIDRVQPGKVLLLMEAIKLFMDTERFVFILAMDTRVVRFAIGEHYKFMCKTVKDREEMGRFYLEKMIQVPFHLPALTAVKRRQLIDSVISKYVVEEMSEPEPVPVSETIDLPAKPAPYVAEPTAEPIAETAAPPSAERPAPARKAAPSPEAELSDEIDQPGPIEAVRMKITPTEYSVINNIMDTDGFNISPRLMKRFINIYMMARHILIMERAGQVGTGTGYVPPSSFAKWLAISVLHPFESAALVRWLSGRGWESPFATTGIDPNLVFDDKGEFCYQVKKKPSKTAERGTLNQKPFDDLSIRELHRFGRLLLQLDLDWIAVSRNIHITNCFNLVLE